From one Humulus lupulus chromosome 8, drHumLupu1.1, whole genome shotgun sequence genomic stretch:
- the LOC133794850 gene encoding probable tyrosine-protein phosphatase DSP4 yields MKIENLDGEIHAKTNLSTSSGKARASGDDNHKEEEELFVPPLNFSMVDCGVFRSGFPGSANFSLLQSLGIRSIVYLCPEPYPEANNEFVKANGIKLCQFAIEGCQEPFVNIPEETIREALKVVLDMRNHPVLIHCKRGKHRTGCLVGCLRRLQKWCLSSIFDEYQRFAAAKARLSDQRFIEMFDISSLNQLTYAFSCSRRKTEVEK; encoded by the exons ATGAAGATCGAAAATCTGGACGGAGAAATTCACGCGAAGACCAATCTCTCGACATCGTCCGGTAAGGCTCGGGCGAGCGGAGATGACAATCACAAAGAAGAGGAGGAGCTGTTTGTGCCACCTCTGAATTTCTCCATGGTCGATTGTGGTGTCTTCAGGTCTGGATTTCCTGGCTCTGCCAATTTCAGCCTTTTGCAATCCCTAGGGATTCGATCAATTGT ATACTTGTGCCCGGAACCCTATCCGGAAGCCAACAATGAGTTTGTCAAGGCAAATGGGATTAAGCTTTGCCAGTTCGCAATCGAAGGCTGCCAG GAGCCTTTTGTAAACATTCCGGAGGAAACAATTCGAGAAGCTTTGAAAGTAGTTCTTG ATATGAGGAATCACCCGGTTCTAATTCATTGCAAACGGGGGAAG CACCGAACGGGCTGCCTCGTGGGCTGCTTAAGAAGATTGCAAAAATGGTGTCTTTCATCCATTTTCGACGAGTACCAGAGATTTGCTGCAGCAAAAGCGAGACTTTCAGATCAGAGGTTCATAGAAATGTTTGATATCTCTAGCCTAAACCAGTTGACATACGCATTTTCGTGTTCAAGGAGAAAAACAGAAGTAGAAAAATAG